Proteins from a genomic interval of Rubinisphaera italica:
- a CDS encoding PQQ-binding-like beta-propeller repeat protein produces the protein MTPHQLPLATLLVVTLTSFSCAAEPQAETKSSSNATTTLGEDWPVFLGPSGIGLSSETGLIKEWPAAGPPELWQAEVGTGYSAPSVRGNRVVCHHRIGDEEIVQCFDVTNGKTLWKHSNPSQFSDPYGYNNGPRCSPLLTETLCYTFGAEGRLLCLNLEDGKLIWERKTHEDFNVPTAFFGVGATPILEDGKLIVLVGGQPNSGVVAFDAQSGKTLWESCGKETWNGVATGWRRQENYEWTGEEMIVSYSSPIAVTIHGKRQILCLLRHGLVSLDPETGAENFHYWFRAQVHESVNAARPVVIGNRILLTAAYQTGAAYLEVAEDSKSVKEIWRDTENLLCHWSTPIPVGKYIYGFSGRHENGSTLRCLELETGKVVWETTGWEGPLDHLSPASSRSVKNSKTDTIDPWPYYGRGSSIWLDGQFLIIGERGTVALIEATPDHFHELNRFKPNQLNYPAWTAPVLSRGRLFLRSETALMCYDLRKPTKQ, from the coding sequence ATGACACCTCATCAACTCCCGTTGGCCACCCTCCTCGTTGTGACACTCACCTCCTTCAGTTGTGCCGCAGAACCACAGGCGGAAACAAAATCGTCCTCAAATGCTACAACCACTCTCGGTGAAGACTGGCCCGTCTTCCTCGGACCTTCCGGCATCGGGCTCTCCTCGGAGACAGGTCTGATCAAGGAATGGCCCGCTGCAGGCCCGCCGGAACTCTGGCAGGCTGAAGTCGGTACCGGATACAGTGCTCCCTCCGTTCGTGGGAATCGGGTCGTCTGTCATCATCGAATTGGTGATGAGGAAATCGTGCAATGCTTCGATGTGACCAATGGAAAAACACTCTGGAAGCATTCGAATCCCTCTCAATTCTCCGACCCCTACGGCTACAACAACGGCCCCCGCTGTTCGCCATTGCTGACCGAAACCCTCTGCTACACCTTCGGAGCCGAAGGCCGTCTGCTCTGTTTGAATCTGGAAGATGGAAAACTGATCTGGGAACGCAAAACTCACGAAGACTTCAACGTCCCGACCGCCTTCTTCGGCGTCGGAGCAACTCCCATTCTCGAAGACGGCAAACTGATTGTCCTCGTCGGCGGCCAACCCAATTCCGGCGTCGTTGCCTTTGATGCCCAATCGGGCAAAACCCTCTGGGAAAGTTGCGGCAAAGAAACCTGGAACGGGGTCGCCACCGGCTGGCGACGGCAGGAAAACTACGAGTGGACCGGCGAGGAAATGATCGTCTCCTACTCCTCACCCATCGCCGTCACCATTCACGGCAAACGACAAATCCTCTGCCTGCTCCGTCATGGGCTCGTTTCGCTCGATCCTGAAACCGGAGCCGAGAATTTTCATTACTGGTTCCGCGCGCAGGTCCATGAATCGGTCAATGCTGCCCGGCCTGTTGTCATCGGCAATCGCATTCTCCTGACAGCCGCCTATCAGACAGGAGCCGCCTATCTGGAAGTAGCCGAAGATAGCAAAAGCGTGAAAGAAATCTGGCGCGATACCGAAAACCTGCTCTGCCACTGGTCCACACCCATCCCCGTCGGCAAGTACATCTACGGCTTCAGCGGCCGTCACGAAAACGGCTCCACCCTCCGCTGCCTCGAACTGGAAACGGGCAAAGTTGTCTGGGAAACCACCGGCTGGGAAGGCCCGCTCGATCACCTCTCCCCCGCATCAAGCAGAAGCGTCAAAAATTCGAAGACAGACACCATCGACCCCTGGCCCTACTACGGCCGCGGCTCAAGCATCTGGCTCGACGGACAATTCCTCATCATCGGAGAACGCGGCACCGTCGCCCTCATCGAAGCCACCCCCGACCACTTCCACGAACTCAACCGCTTCAAACCCAACCAACTCAACTACCCCGCCTGGACAGCCCCAGTCCTGAGCCGGGGACGATTGTTTTTGAGAAGCGAAACAGCACTGATGTGTTA
- a CDS encoding FliM/FliN family flagellar motor C-terminal domain-containing protein: MSLTTLQFNTLHNSLKQGTDKIAEALRAVFDGDWSLDLSEPIEYSKLSALEDSGLVFKLSLESEAVYLLIPEGPILPEWASQPEEEQIGQLEELAKSLEKTLLQDIDETDQRATTWSQKLQLTLEEEALEPRCSVISIEAYSESDPSSNQLLYLIVTANMEENVPVTSDSAPKPETPSENHHDESTPMSDTNTQTEINPNDLVNRVRRVLPLTVKVSVRVAEKKIDVGQLANLCPGTLIMFQKSCDDLLDLYVNNQHYAQGEAVKIGEKFGLKINAVGIKPQRPPGVFTL; encoded by the coding sequence ATGTCTTTAACCACTCTTCAATTTAACACGCTGCATAATTCCCTCAAACAGGGGACGGATAAAATTGCGGAGGCACTACGGGCAGTTTTCGATGGGGACTGGTCACTGGACTTGAGTGAGCCAATTGAATACTCAAAACTGTCTGCTCTGGAGGATTCAGGACTCGTTTTCAAACTGTCGTTGGAAAGTGAAGCAGTATATCTTCTAATTCCTGAAGGACCCATTTTGCCAGAATGGGCCAGCCAGCCAGAAGAGGAGCAGATCGGTCAGCTTGAAGAACTTGCGAAATCACTTGAGAAAACTCTGCTTCAAGACATCGATGAAACGGATCAACGAGCAACCACCTGGAGTCAGAAACTTCAGTTAACACTCGAAGAAGAAGCACTTGAGCCTCGTTGTTCTGTGATTTCAATTGAAGCCTATTCCGAAAGTGATCCCAGTTCGAATCAATTATTATATCTAATTGTGACTGCAAACATGGAAGAGAATGTTCCAGTCACTTCTGATTCTGCCCCAAAACCTGAAACACCATCTGAAAATCATCACGACGAATCCACACCAATGTCAGATACGAATACACAAACTGAAATCAATCCCAACGACTTGGTCAATCGGGTTCGTCGGGTACTCCCGTTAACGGTGAAAGTGTCTGTGCGAGTTGCCGAAAAGAAAATTGACGTTGGTCAACTCGCCAATCTCTGTCCCGGCACGCTGATCATGTTCCAGAAATCCTGCGATGACCTGCTCGATCTGTATGTGAACAATCAGCATTATGCCCAGGGCGAAGCGGTAAAAATCGGCGAGAAGTTCGGATTGAAAATCAACGCAGTCGGCATCAAGCCGCAACGCCCCCCCGGTGTGTTTACGCTTTAA
- a CDS encoding ROK family protein yields MKTLYGGIEAGGTKFVCAVGSGPGEIEAIERFPTTTPEETLRRTIDFFRHQQDAGHHFEAIGIASFGPVDPRPDSETFGYITATPKPNWSHTNFVGPISDAFGMPVAFDIDVNVAALGEHTWGSAIGLDTFIYMTIGTGIGGGGMINGELMHGLIHPEVGHIRIPHDLERDPFPGRCPYHGDCLEGLACGPAIEDRWKKKGFELPPDHPAWDLEAEYLAYAALNYICTVSPQKIIMGGGVMEQPKMHELIRKHVKRLLNDYIQSPTLIDGLDDFIVPPGLGNESGVLGAFALAKHLHG; encoded by the coding sequence ATGAAAACACTTTACGGCGGAATTGAAGCAGGGGGAACCAAGTTTGTCTGTGCGGTTGGTTCCGGACCTGGTGAAATTGAAGCAATCGAGCGTTTTCCCACAACAACTCCTGAAGAAACTCTCCGGCGAACGATCGATTTCTTCCGTCATCAACAGGACGCCGGGCATCATTTTGAAGCGATTGGCATCGCTTCGTTTGGTCCGGTTGATCCTCGTCCAGATTCCGAAACGTTTGGCTACATCACCGCGACTCCCAAACCGAATTGGAGTCACACCAATTTTGTAGGGCCGATTAGCGATGCCTTTGGGATGCCGGTCGCTTTCGATATCGATGTGAATGTTGCGGCTCTGGGAGAGCATACCTGGGGTTCTGCCATCGGACTCGATACCTTTATTTACATGACCATCGGCACCGGTATTGGCGGCGGAGGCATGATCAATGGGGAATTAATGCACGGGTTGATCCATCCCGAAGTCGGTCACATTCGCATCCCACACGATCTGGAACGCGATCCCTTTCCCGGACGATGTCCTTACCATGGCGACTGTCTGGAAGGACTGGCTTGTGGTCCGGCGATTGAAGATCGCTGGAAGAAAAAAGGCTTTGAGTTGCCACCCGATCATCCCGCATGGGACCTGGAAGCTGAGTATCTGGCTTATGCAGCTCTCAATTACATTTGTACGGTTTCGCCTCAGAAAATCATTATGGGGGGCGGTGTGATGGAACAGCCGAAAATGCATGAGCTGATCCGTAAACATGTGAAACGACTCCTTAACGATTACATTCAATCGCCCACCCTTATCGATGGTCTCGATGATTTCATCGTCCCCCCGGGACTTGGGAATGAATCTGGAGTTCTTGGTGCATTCGCACTGGCCAAACATTTGCATGGATAA
- the queC gene encoding 7-cyano-7-deazaguanine synthase QueC has translation MSQKAVVLLSGGLDSTTTLAIAADQGYELYALSFDYGQRHQFELEAAKTLAEKWNVTQHVIIPLNLAAFGGSALTSEIAVPKHRSQEEMNDGIPVTYVPARNTVFLSVAMGWAESLGASDIFIGVNAVDYSGYPDCRPEFIKSFEQLANLATKSGVEGTRTWKIHAPLIQLTKAEIIRTGTKLGVDYGSTHTCYDPDSEGRACGQCDACILRLQGFAEAGLTDTAAYQPK, from the coding sequence GTGTCGCAAAAAGCAGTCGTCTTACTCAGTGGAGGACTCGATTCCACCACCACGCTCGCCATCGCTGCAGACCAGGGTTACGAACTCTACGCGCTTTCGTTCGATTACGGTCAACGCCATCAGTTCGAACTTGAAGCCGCCAAAACTCTGGCTGAGAAGTGGAACGTCACACAGCACGTCATCATCCCTCTGAACCTGGCCGCGTTTGGGGGCTCTGCTCTCACCTCCGAAATTGCAGTCCCTAAACACCGCTCGCAGGAAGAAATGAATGACGGGATCCCTGTGACGTATGTCCCAGCTCGCAATACCGTGTTCCTTTCGGTCGCCATGGGCTGGGCAGAATCCCTCGGCGCCAGCGATATCTTCATCGGCGTCAATGCCGTCGATTACAGCGGCTATCCCGATTGCCGTCCCGAGTTCATCAAGTCTTTCGAACAGCTGGCAAACCTCGCCACCAAATCAGGCGTCGAAGGAACACGCACCTGGAAAATCCATGCCCCGTTAATTCAACTGACAAAAGCCGAGATCATCCGCACAGGAACCAAACTCGGTGTCGACTACGGCTCAACCCACACCTGTTACGATCCCGACTCCGAAGGCCGCGCCTGCGGCCAATGCGACGCCTGCATATTACGACTCCAGGGCTTCGCTGAAGCCGGCCTAACCGATACAGCCGCCTATCAACCCAAGTAG
- a CDS encoding twin-arginine translocase TatA/TatE family subunit has translation MTCLGFIPGMPGGIELIILLLIILLLFGKRLPTAMFSVGKSITEFKKGMTTSIDESLDDDSEKSKSEKSSESSNS, from the coding sequence ATGACCTGTTTAGGTTTTATCCCCGGAATGCCGGGTGGCATTGAATTGATTATTCTGCTGCTGATCATCCTGTTACTTTTCGGCAAACGACTTCCCACAGCGATGTTTTCTGTCGGTAAAAGTATTACCGAATTCAAAAAAGGGATGACGACAAGTATCGATGAGAGTCTGGATGACGATTCTGAGAAATCGAAATCGGAAAAGTCTTCAGAATCGTCCAATAGCTAA
- a CDS encoding Sec-independent protein translocase subunit TatA/TatB, which produces MFSPGWTEMIIIGFIALLLFGKRLPEVARSLGQGFVEFKRGMTSIETDMRKAAYSEPAPAKPVETKRVEEDLRPTADKFEAPEPPRQDD; this is translated from the coding sequence ATGTTTTCACCCGGTTGGACCGAAATGATAATCATCGGCTTCATTGCATTGCTGTTATTCGGCAAGCGGTTGCCGGAAGTGGCCCGGAGTCTCGGGCAGGGGTTTGTCGAATTCAAACGCGGCATGACATCCATTGAAACGGATATGCGTAAAGCGGCTTACAGCGAGCCGGCCCCCGCTAAACCTGTCGAAACGAAGCGAGTCGAGGAAGATTTGCGTCCGACAGCCGACAAGTTTGAAGCTCCAGAACCTCCTCGGCAGGACGATTGA
- a CDS encoding LL-diaminopimelate aminotransferase yields the protein MTAVNENFLKLKAGYLFPEIARRVNSFVESHPDAQVIKLGIGDVTEPLPQAVIKAMHAAVDEMGDRSKFRGYGPEQGYAFLRDKIAEHDFASRGVTISADEIFISDGSKCDTGNILDILGKDNHIAVLDPVYPVYVDTNVMAGHTGSADSEGRYQGLIYLPVTAENDFTPELPDEPVDVIYLCYPNNPTGVVATKETLTKWVEYAREHHALILFDAAYEAFITDPEIPHSIYEIEGAQEVAIEFRSFSKNAGFTGTRCAFTVVPKSLMVTTSTEKQVSLHQLWNRRQSTKFNGVSYIVQRGAEAVYSPEGQEQSKALIAFYLDNARLLREGLEAVGISVYGGVNAPYVWLKTPQAFTSWDFFDELLNKAHLVGTPGSGFGASGEGYFRLSAFNSRENIEEAVKRFQKIVS from the coding sequence ATGACAGCGGTGAATGAGAACTTTCTGAAGCTCAAAGCGGGCTATTTGTTTCCGGAGATTGCCCGGCGAGTCAATTCGTTTGTAGAGAGCCATCCTGATGCCCAGGTAATCAAGCTCGGGATCGGCGATGTTACCGAACCATTGCCTCAGGCAGTCATCAAAGCGATGCACGCTGCTGTCGATGAAATGGGAGATCGCTCGAAGTTTCGAGGCTATGGTCCGGAACAGGGCTATGCGTTTCTTCGAGACAAAATTGCCGAGCACGATTTTGCCAGCCGTGGCGTGACGATTTCAGCCGATGAAATTTTTATCTCCGATGGCAGCAAGTGCGATACGGGGAATATCCTCGATATTTTGGGGAAAGACAATCACATTGCCGTTCTCGATCCCGTGTATCCAGTTTATGTCGATACGAACGTGATGGCCGGGCATACCGGCTCGGCTGATAGCGAAGGTCGCTATCAAGGTTTGATTTACCTGCCTGTCACCGCTGAAAATGATTTCACTCCAGAATTGCCGGATGAACCGGTTGATGTCATCTATCTGTGTTATCCCAACAATCCGACTGGTGTTGTGGCGACGAAAGAGACACTGACAAAATGGGTCGAGTACGCCCGCGAACATCATGCTCTGATTCTTTTTGATGCTGCCTACGAAGCCTTCATCACCGATCCGGAAATTCCCCATTCGATTTATGAAATCGAGGGAGCCCAGGAAGTCGCAATTGAGTTTCGCAGCTTCAGCAAGAATGCCGGTTTTACGGGAACACGTTGTGCCTTTACCGTCGTGCCGAAATCCCTCATGGTGACGACAAGCACTGAGAAGCAGGTTTCGTTGCATCAGTTGTGGAACCGTCGTCAATCAACCAAGTTCAATGGCGTCTCTTATATCGTGCAGCGTGGTGCTGAGGCGGTCTATTCCCCAGAAGGGCAGGAACAGTCGAAAGCGTTGATCGCCTTCTATCTGGACAATGCTCGTCTACTGCGAGAAGGGTTGGAAGCGGTTGGCATTTCAGTTTACGGCGGCGTGAATGCTCCTTACGTCTGGCTGAAGACGCCGCAAGCGTTCACGAGTTGGGACTTCTTTGATGAACTGCTCAACAAAGCCCATCTCGTCGGAACTCCCGGTAGTGGCTTTGGAGCCTCGGGCGAAGGTTACTTCCGTCTGAGTGCGTTTAATAGCCGGGAAAATATCGAAGAAGCCGTGAAACGATTCCAGAAGATTGTTTCTTAA